One region of Trinickia violacea genomic DNA includes:
- a CDS encoding methyl-accepting chemotaxis protein, producing MNIRRKLQVFSLVTIVSMAGGMFVTATGLSIAMKAEDASHAREKEVQGITEIKASALSTIQLDPTSDDTKKIFADAERNINTWSATLGSMFTESEHADKLRSLIAKWNAYDQKSHQLFDLATHDAKTANDQTTALYHSDFQPFQTDLEQMAAEFNQLAAEENDHAHSIVDRLFVTVIAVMLLGMAIVCTMIYFLARSLNRGISGLQNTIQQVSGTRDFTLHAPVLGADEIGQTAQAFNSLVEGMATALREVLNASESVGSATRRIAAGNADLSSRTEAQAASLEQSAASMEQLTATVAQNAENAKAAKAASSLAGSASAVAENAHQVVESMVETMGRISENSSRIVEITTLIEGIAFQTNILALNAAVEAARAGDQGRGFAVVAGEVRSLAQRSSSAAKEIKELIDLSVSTIATGEGQAAQVRETMAEIHSETTKVSDVIGEISAASHEQSRGITQVNQAVSHMDEVTQQNAALVEELSAAAQSRATQMNALREAVTVFKVDGSVTADFGGARAFGAKAVPKAVRYAAEPELT from the coding sequence ATGAACATCCGCCGCAAGCTGCAAGTTTTCTCGTTGGTCACCATCGTCTCGATGGCAGGCGGTATGTTCGTCACGGCGACGGGGCTGAGCATTGCGATGAAAGCGGAAGACGCGTCTCACGCGAGAGAAAAAGAAGTCCAGGGCATCACAGAAATCAAAGCGAGCGCGTTGTCGACGATCCAGCTCGACCCAACCTCCGACGACACCAAGAAAATCTTTGCCGACGCCGAGCGCAACATCAACACGTGGTCGGCGACCTTGGGCTCGATGTTCACGGAGTCCGAGCATGCCGATAAACTCCGCTCGCTGATCGCCAAGTGGAACGCCTACGATCAGAAGTCGCACCAACTGTTCGATCTCGCGACGCACGACGCCAAGACCGCAAACGATCAGACCACCGCGCTCTATCACTCCGATTTCCAGCCCTTCCAGACCGACCTTGAACAGATGGCAGCCGAATTCAATCAGCTTGCCGCCGAAGAAAACGATCACGCGCACTCGATCGTCGATCGGCTCTTCGTGACCGTGATCGCCGTCATGCTGCTCGGCATGGCGATCGTCTGCACGATGATCTACTTCCTCGCGCGCTCGCTGAATCGCGGCATCTCGGGCCTGCAAAACACGATTCAGCAAGTGAGCGGCACGCGCGACTTCACGTTGCACGCGCCGGTGCTCGGCGCCGACGAAATCGGGCAGACCGCGCAAGCGTTCAACAGTCTCGTCGAAGGCATGGCCACCGCGCTGCGTGAAGTGCTGAACGCGTCGGAATCGGTCGGCTCGGCGACGCGGCGGATCGCGGCCGGCAACGCCGATCTGTCGTCGCGCACGGAAGCACAGGCCGCTTCGCTCGAACAGAGCGCGGCGAGCATGGAGCAGTTGACCGCCACCGTCGCGCAGAACGCGGAGAACGCGAAGGCCGCGAAGGCCGCGAGTTCGCTTGCGGGCAGCGCATCCGCGGTCGCGGAGAACGCGCATCAGGTCGTCGAATCGATGGTGGAGACGATGGGCCGCATCAGCGAGAACTCGTCGCGCATCGTCGAAATCACGACGCTCATCGAAGGCATCGCGTTTCAAACCAACATCCTCGCGCTGAATGCCGCCGTCGAAGCGGCGCGCGCGGGCGATCAGGGCCGCGGCTTCGCGGTCGTCGCAGGCGAGGTGCGCAGTCTCGCCCAGCGTTCGTCGAGCGCGGCGAAGGAGATCAAGGAGCTGATCGACCTGTCGGTGAGCACGATCGCGACCGGCGAAGGGCAGGCCGCGCAAGTGCGCGAAACCATGGCAGAGATCCACAGCGAGACGACCAAGGTGTCGGACGTCATCGGTGAAATCTCGGCGGCGTCTCACGAGCAAAGCCGCGGCATCACGCAGGTCAATCAGGCGGTGAGCCACATGGACGAGGTCACGCAGCAGAACGCGGCGCTCGTCGAGGAGCTGTCGGCGGCGGCGCAATCGAGGGCCACGCAGATGAACGCGCTGCGCGAGGCGGTGACGGTGTTCAAAGTCGATGGGAGCGTCACGGCGGATTTCGGCGGCGCGCGTGCGTTCGGCGCTAAAGCGGTTCCCAAAGCGGTTCGTTATGCAGCTGAACCGGAGTTGACGTGA